Part of the Capsicum annuum cultivar UCD-10X-F1 unplaced genomic scaffold, UCD10Xv1.1 ctg8466, whole genome shotgun sequence genome is shown below.
CAGCtaccaaaatgtccttcaacCCCGACACGCCGTCGACTATCAACCGAGACTGGATTTACCCTTCACAACCTTTCAACCTTCCCCGAACTTCGGCCCGGAAATTCTCTTCGCCTTACCCTCGAACAACGTTGTTTCAGAACTCTCTTTCTCCTCCTCATCCTCCTCCTCCTTCAAATTCTACTAACTCtctttctcctcctcctcctcctccttcaaATTCTACTTCTCCTCTACGACGCCGTATTAGTCACCGGCACCGGATTGTTAAACAAGAGAGTTCTATTAGAGATGAAATTCATGACAAGTCAAATGACGTCGCCGCCCTGTCAGAAGACTGTCCAAACCCGGGGAACAGTTCACTCGGTTGATAAGAAATTTGCCCGTTTATTTCACCGCTTCACTGTTAGTCGGCAGGCGGCTTGCATTATTGTAGTAACCCCTCTCTCTCTCTACATTGTCTGAT
Proteins encoded:
- the LOC124895695 gene encoding probable ion channel CASTOR — encoded protein: VTGVCKTADPATFVAATKMSFNPDTPSTINRDWIYPSQPFNLPRTSARKFSSPYPRTTLFQNSLSPPHPPPPSNSTNSLSPPPPPPSNSTSPLRRRISHRHRIVKQESSIRDEIHDKSNDVAALSEDCPNPGNSSLG